In Phoenix dactylifera cultivar Barhee BC4 unplaced genomic scaffold, palm_55x_up_171113_PBpolish2nd_filt_p 000428F, whole genome shotgun sequence, one DNA window encodes the following:
- the LOC103698533 gene encoding serine/threonine-protein kinase BLUS1 produces MTEEERRITYPLDAGSYSLLYEIGSGVSAVVYKATCLPLNSAVVAIKAIDLERSRANLDDVRREAKAMALLSHPNILRAHCSFTVDSYLWVVMPFMAAGSLHSIISSSFPDGLPEPSIAVVLKETLHALSYLHGQGHIHRDIKAGNILVDSDGSIKLADFGVSASIYESHPSSSSTSSSSSFFNDMAGTPYWMAPEVIHSHVGYGIKADIWSFGITALELAHGRPPLSHLPLSKSLMMRITSRLRLEDAHEQCGKENDKKKKKKKFSKAFKEMVASCLSQDPSKRPSADKLLRHPFFKNCKSPDYLVKNVLQAVPTVEERFKEIRIGGRHPDEADSGGSASPPVKNRRVSGWNFNEDVFKLDPVYPEESDDKCAIKCIQFSGDELISNGDQEGNKESKVEEEELAKKACEAPPNSAILKESLVPNLVSLLSSLELQRGMVMDVLAHCGCKDGKEQKVREQREQQLLGYVRSLQQTVVDLNLQLQREMKRNCELEEALDSVRRRSGEKQRTTGT; encoded by the coding sequence ATgacagaagaagaaagaagaatcaCATACCCTTTAGATGCAGGGTCGTATAGCCTCCTCTATGAGATCGGCAGTGGCGTGAGTGCAGTAGTCTACAAGGCCACTTGCCTGCCGTTAAACTCTGCTGTTGTAGCAATCAAGGCCATCGATCTCGAGAGGTCCCGAGCTAATCTCGACGACGTGCGACGAGAGGCAAAGGCCATGGCTCTCCTCTCTCATCCGAACATCCTCCGAGCCCACTGCTCCTTCACGGTCGACAGCTACCTCTGGGTGGTGATGCCGTTCATGGCCGCTGGTTCGTTGCATTCCATCATTTCCTCCTCGTTCCCCGACGGCCTCCCGGAGCCATCCATTGCCGTAGTTCTCAAGGAGACCCTCCATGCTCTCTCCTACCTCCATGGCCAGGGCCACATCCACCGCGACATCAAGGCTGGCAACATCCTCGTCGACTCTGATGGCTCCATCAAGCTCGCAGACTTCGGGGTGTCCGCGTCCATCTATGAGTCGCACCCCTCGTCGTCCtctacctcgtcgtcttcgtcTTTCTTCAATGACATGGCCGGAACTCCCTACTGGATGGCCCCCGAGGTGATCCACTCGCACGTCGGCTACGGTATCAAGGCCGACATATGGTCGTTTGGCATCACCGCCCTCGAACTCGCGCATGGCCGGCCTCCACTCTCCCATCTCCCGCTCTCTAAATCGCTGATGATGAGGATCACCAGTCGTCTCCGCCTCGAGGACGCCCACGAACAGTGCGGCAAAGAGAatgacaagaaaaaaaagaaaaagaaattctcCAAAGCATTCAAAGAAATGGTGGCCTCCTGCCTCTCCCAGGACCCCTCAAAGAGGCCGTCAGCTGACAAGCTTCTCCGCCACCCCTTCTTCAAGAACTGCAAGTCCCCTGACTACCTCGTCAAGAACGTGCTGCAAGCCGTGCCGACGGTGGAGGAGAGGTTCAAGGAAATAAGAATAGGCGGACGGCATCCCGACGAGGCCGATAGTGGTGGATCGGCATCCCCACCCGTCAAGAACCGACGGGTAAGCGGATGGAATTTTAACGAAGATGTCTTCAAACTGGATCCGGTTTACCCGGAGGAGAGCGACGACAAGTGCGCGATCAAATGCATTCAGTTCAGCGGAGACGAACTGATCAGCAATGGAGATCAAGAAGGGAACAAGGAGTCCAAAGTCGAAGAGGAAGAGTTGGCTAAGAAAGCATGTGAGGCTCCACCGAACTCAGCAATTCTGAAGGAGTCTTTGGTCCCAAACCTGGTTTCGCTGCTAAGTAGCTTGGAATTGCAGAGGGGGATGGTGATGGACGTGCTGGCGCATTGCGGGTGCAAGgatgggaaggagcagaaggtgAGGGAGCAGAGGGAGCAGCAGCTTTTGGGGTACGTGAGGAGCCTGCAGCAGACTGTGGTCGATCTGAACCTCCAGCTGCAGAGGGAGATGAAGAGGAATTGTGAACTGGAAGAGGCTCTGGACAGTGTCAGGAGGAGAAGTGGTGAAAAGCAGAGAACCACCGGCACCTGA